In Mustela nigripes isolate SB6536 chromosome 2, MUSNIG.SB6536, whole genome shotgun sequence, a single window of DNA contains:
- the RNF7 gene encoding RING-box protein 2 isoform X1 has product MADVEDGEEPCALSSHSGSAGSKSGGDKMFSLKKWNAVAMWSWDVECDTCAICRVQVMDACLRCQAENKQEDCVVVWGECNHSFHNCCMSLWVKQNNRCPLCQQDWVVQRIGK; this is encoded by the exons ATGGCCGACGTGGAAGACGGCGAGGAACCCTGCGCCCTGTCCTCTCACTCCGGGAGCGCAGGCTCAAAGTCGGGAGGCGACaaaatgttctctctcaaaaagtGGAATGCGGTGGCTATGTGGAGCTGGGACGTGGAGTGCGATACGTGCGCCATCTGCAGGGTCCAGGTGATGG atgcCTGTCTTAGATGTCAAGCTGAAAACAAACAAGAGGATTGTGTTG tggTCTGGGGAGAATGTAATCATTCCTTTCACAACTGCTGCATGTCCCTGTGGGTGAAACAGAACAATCGCTGCCCTCTCTGCCAGCAGGATTGGGTGGTCCAAAGAATCGGCAAATGA
- the RNF7 gene encoding RING-box protein 2 isoform X2 has product MADVEDGEEPCALSSHSGSAGSKSGGDKMFSLKKWNAVAMWSWDVECDTCAICRVQMPVLDVKLKTNKRIVLWSGENVIIPFTTAACPCG; this is encoded by the exons ATGGCCGACGTGGAAGACGGCGAGGAACCCTGCGCCCTGTCCTCTCACTCCGGGAGCGCAGGCTCAAAGTCGGGAGGCGACaaaatgttctctctcaaaaagtGGAATGCGGTGGCTATGTGGAGCTGGGACGTGGAGTGCGATACGTGCGCCATCTGCAGGGTCCAG atgcCTGTCTTAGATGTCAAGCTGAAAACAAACAAGAGGATTGTGTTG tggTCTGGGGAGAATGTAATCATTCCTTTCACAACTGCTGCATGTCCCTGTGGGTGA